A single Alphaproteobacteria bacterium DNA region contains:
- a CDS encoding ankyrin repeat domain-containing protein, translated as AANSGHADVVEKLMEREDLEVNLQKEDGYNALMMAANSGHADVVEKLMEREDLEVNAQNKDGYNALMMAANSGHADVVEKLMEREDLEVNLQENNGFYALMMAATKGHTYVVEQLIKRKDLKVNLQKEDGFTALLCAIYNGHIKTAEALMEHGADLEPKSSEHTALSLATSSGNNEMIALVKSEIQKRTQPKPAQNSLKTSSQWVERTATINATTIPAR; from the coding sequence GCAGCTAACAGTGGACATGCAGATGTTGTAGAAAAATTAATGGAGCGAGAAGATCTGGAGGTAAACTTACAAAAGGAAGATGGTTATAACGCACTTATGATGGCAGCTAACAGTGGACATGCAGATGTTGTAGAAAAATTAATGGAGCGAGAAGATCTGGAGGTGAACGCTCAAAATAAAGATGGTTATAACGCACTTATGATGGCAGCTAACAGTGGACATGCAGATGTTGTAGAAAAATTAATGGAGCGAGAAGATCTGGAGGTAAACTTACAAGAGAATAATGGTTTTTACGCACTTATGATGGCAGCAACAAAAGGACATACTTATGTTGTAGAACAATTGATAAAACGAAAAGATCTGAAGGTAAACTTACAAAAGGAAGATGGTTTCACAGCTCTTCTATGTGCAATCTATAATGGCCACATAAAGACTGCAGAAGCACTTATGGAGCATGGCGCTGATTTAGAACCAAAGAGCTCTGAACACACAGCTTTATCTTTAGCAACAAGTTCTGGAAATAATGAAATGATTGCTTTAGTAAAATCAGAAATACAAAAAAGAACACAGCCAAAGCCAGCACAAAACAGCTTAAAAACCTCTTCTCAATGGGTTGAAAGAACTGCAACAATAAACGCAACAA